The following are from one region of the Stanieria cyanosphaera PCC 7437 genome:
- a CDS encoding cation:proton antiporter: MEGSFELTLQIVIAVLAGISAQVIAEYLKVPSIVFLLLFGILLGSDGLDVLHPHHLGMGLEVLVALAVAIILFEGGLNLELRDLDRVSGSLRNLVTIGTLITLIGGGISAHYLAEFPWSISFLYASLVVVTGPTVISPLLKQVRVDRQVATLLEGEGVLIDPVGAILAVVVLNTILNSNAAPITIVSGLILRLGIGALIGVTGGWLLGLLLKQANFLSEDLKNLVVLAGVWGLFVLSQTIRSESGLMATVVAGIVVKASSLPEERLLKRFKGQLTVLCVSVLFVLLAADLSIDSVFALGWGSLLSVFALMLIVRPISVAFCTWNSGLNWRQKVFLAWIAPKGIVSASVASLFAILLTDKGINGGDAIKALVFLTIMMTVFLQGLTARLVANWLQITSHEATGAVIVGCNYLGRLLARLFKEAGESVVLIDTDREACRKAEAEDLPVFQSSGLDSEVLTEAGINSMGTFIALTNNGEVNLVLAQRAVEEFQPPKVLAIFPQSNLNNSNSKSKVSQAFIAQLPIKVWNNYLSEGQVKLGKTVLREPELTFQQAHLQALIRSGELLPLLVKRKENLQVVKASEEWQLGDEIIYLLHDPRPKLLKRLSGGNQSSRLALEKLPEVEEIPIAPAVVPTSESTKSEVLP; this comes from the coding sequence ATGGAAGGATCTTTTGAATTAACTCTACAAATAGTTATTGCCGTTCTTGCCGGCATTAGCGCACAAGTTATTGCCGAATATCTTAAAGTACCTAGTATAGTTTTTTTATTACTATTCGGAATTCTTTTAGGATCCGATGGCTTAGATGTTCTTCATCCTCATCATTTAGGGATGGGTTTAGAAGTTCTTGTCGCTCTAGCAGTCGCCATTATTCTCTTTGAAGGAGGTTTAAACTTAGAATTACGCGATTTAGATCGAGTTTCAGGAAGCTTGCGTAATCTAGTTACCATCGGAACATTGATTACTTTAATCGGTGGTGGTATTTCTGCTCATTATTTAGCAGAGTTTCCTTGGTCAATATCTTTTCTTTATGCTTCTCTGGTAGTAGTTACAGGTCCAACTGTCATCAGTCCTTTACTCAAACAAGTGCGGGTTGATCGACAAGTAGCTACTTTACTAGAAGGAGAAGGTGTCTTAATTGATCCCGTAGGAGCAATTTTAGCCGTAGTAGTACTTAATACAATCTTAAATAGTAATGCTGCACCGATTACGATAGTCAGTGGACTAATTTTACGCTTAGGCATTGGTGCGCTGATCGGAGTTACTGGTGGCTGGTTGCTTGGTTTATTGCTCAAACAAGCTAACTTCTTGTCAGAAGATTTAAAAAATTTAGTTGTCTTGGCAGGAGTTTGGGGTTTATTCGTTCTTTCACAAACAATTAGAAGTGAGTCTGGACTAATGGCAACGGTAGTAGCTGGTATTGTTGTCAAAGCTTCCTCCCTTCCAGAAGAAAGATTACTCAAACGATTTAAGGGACAATTAACAGTTCTTTGCGTCTCAGTTTTATTCGTTTTATTGGCAGCAGATTTATCAATAGATAGTGTTTTTGCTTTAGGTTGGGGAAGTCTATTATCGGTATTTGCTTTGATGCTGATTGTTCGTCCCATCAGCGTGGCATTTTGCACTTGGAATAGTGGGTTGAATTGGCGACAAAAAGTATTTTTAGCTTGGATTGCTCCCAAAGGAATTGTTTCTGCTTCTGTTGCTTCTTTATTTGCTATTTTACTTACGGATAAAGGAATTAATGGTGGAGATGCAATTAAAGCCTTGGTCTTTCTTACGATCATGATGACGGTATTTTTACAAGGTTTAACAGCAAGGTTAGTAGCTAATTGGTTACAAATTACTTCTCATGAAGCAACTGGAGCAGTTATTGTTGGTTGTAATTATTTAGGACGTTTACTTGCCCGTCTGTTTAAGGAAGCAGGAGAATCAGTTGTTTTGATTGATACCGATCGCGAAGCTTGTCGCAAAGCAGAAGCAGAAGATTTACCTGTTTTTCAAAGTAGTGGACTTGATTCAGAAGTTCTTACTGAAGCAGGAATTAACTCGATGGGAACTTTTATCGCTCTTACCAATAATGGAGAAGTAAACTTAGTTTTAGCCCAAAGAGCAGTAGAAGAATTTCAGCCTCCAAAAGTATTAGCAATTTTTCCTCAAAGTAATCTCAATAATAGTAATAGTAAAAGTAAAGTTAGTCAGGCTTTTATTGCTCAACTTCCAATTAAAGTTTGGAATAATTATCTCAGCGAGGGACAAGTGAAGTTAGGAAAAACTGTTCTGCGAGAGCCAGAATTAACCTTTCAACAAGCTCATTTGCAAGCTTTGATTCGCTCAGGCGAACTGCTACCTCTATTAGTTAAGCGTAAAGAAAATTTACAAGTAGTCAAAGCCTCAGAGGAATGGCAACTAGGAGATGAAATTATTTATCTGCTCCACGATCCTAGACCAAAATTATTAAAAAGGCTTTCTGGTGGTAACCAATCTTCTCGCTTAGCTTTGGAAAAGCTTCCAGAAGTAGAAGAAATACCGATCGCTCCTGCTGTAGTTCCAACCTCAGAATCAACTAAATCAGAAGTTTTACCCTAA
- a CDS encoding ArnT family glycosyltransferase: protein MSSHQTSLWKRSQNKLRQEEQWLEYFCIVGLLLASLLLFSINLGSLPLLDGDESTIAQVAKEIWQAPENSWRWLFPTLWNQPYLNQPPLIHNLIAGVYAIAGINEWTVRFPCALLTAISVILLYGIGREIFVARIPALFSALIYLTLLPIVHYGRLAVLDGPLLCFQLLTFWSILRARRDLRWTFIAGISFSLICLTQGIIGLLVGLIVLIFLAWDTPRLITSIYLWSGIILGSIPVLFWYVAQWHYYQDLVFDWKSIIQSWARIWSVVESNPKFPGYYFVEILKFTWPWLIFAIYGWKLAWENRHWGWAKLILVWSGVYFVAISLMATKLPWYILPIYPALALAAGIKLYQIYNLPSYIVYPRPLIVVLSLFAFIASGTGIYVIWQEKLELSLLLICASVAITMTVTALLIAKREVQFIFLLFWGTYISLFLLVSSSHWLWELNQAYPVKPVAQIIKQYVPKNQIVYTSFSYNRSSLNFYSERQVVAVTQNQLQQYWQELANSYMLIDHSTLEYLSIPKQNLVPVINDQSVDWFLAIKNLK from the coding sequence ATGTCATCTCATCAAACTTCTCTTTGGAAACGCTCTCAAAATAAACTACGTCAAGAAGAACAGTGGCTAGAATATTTTTGTATTGTTGGTTTATTATTGGCATCCTTACTTTTATTTAGTATCAATTTGGGTAGTTTACCTTTATTAGATGGAGATGAAAGTACGATCGCTCAAGTCGCTAAAGAAATTTGGCAAGCTCCTGAAAATTCTTGGCGTTGGCTTTTTCCTACCCTTTGGAATCAACCTTATCTCAATCAACCTCCTCTGATTCACAACTTAATTGCTGGGGTATATGCGATCGCAGGTATTAATGAATGGACGGTGCGTTTTCCTTGTGCCTTACTCACTGCTATTTCAGTAATTTTACTTTATGGCATTGGTCGAGAAATTTTTGTTGCTCGTATTCCAGCTTTGTTTTCAGCATTAATTTATCTAACTTTACTTCCCATAGTCCATTACGGACGTTTAGCTGTTTTAGATGGCCCTTTACTTTGTTTCCAATTACTTACTTTTTGGTCTATTCTACGGGCAAGAAGGGATTTACGTTGGACTTTTATTGCTGGAATTAGTTTTAGTTTAATTTGTCTGACCCAAGGAATTATAGGATTGTTAGTAGGGCTAATTGTTTTAATATTTTTAGCTTGGGATACTCCCCGACTCATTACTTCGATTTATCTTTGGAGTGGAATAATTTTAGGCAGTATACCAGTTCTGTTCTGGTATGTAGCTCAATGGCATTATTATCAAGATTTAGTGTTTGATTGGAAAAGTATTATACAATCCTGGGCAAGAATTTGGTCAGTAGTTGAAAGTAATCCGAAGTTTCCTGGTTATTATTTCGTTGAAATTCTCAAATTTACTTGGCCTTGGTTAATTTTTGCTATTTATGGTTGGAAACTAGCTTGGGAAAATCGTCATTGGGGTTGGGCAAAACTGATCTTAGTTTGGAGTGGAGTTTATTTTGTCGCAATTTCTTTAATGGCAACTAAACTGCCTTGGTATATTTTACCTATTTACCCTGCCTTGGCTTTGGCAGCAGGAATTAAACTGTATCAAATTTATAATTTACCAAGCTATATTGTTTATCCTCGTCCCTTGATTGTAGTTTTAAGTTTATTCGCTTTTATTGCTAGTGGGACTGGCATTTATGTGATTTGGCAAGAGAAATTAGAACTGTCTCTTTTATTGATTTGTGCTTCAGTAGCAATTACTATGACAGTCACAGCTTTATTGATAGCAAAAAGAGAAGTACAATTTATCTTTTTATTATTTTGGGGTACTTATATTTCTCTTTTTTTGTTAGTTAGTTCCTCCCACTGGCTTTGGGAATTAAATCAAGCTTATCCTGTTAAACCTGTTGCCCAAATAATCAAACAATATGTACCTAAGAACCAAATTGTTTATACCTCTTTTAGCTATAATCGTTCTTCTTTAAATTTCTATAGTGAACGTCAAGTAGTTGCTGTAACACAAAACCAACTTCAACAATACTGGCAAGAATTAGCTAATTCTTATATGTTGATCGATCACTCTACTTTAGAATATTTATCGATACCAAAGCAAAATCTCGTTCCAGTTATTAATGACCAGTCAGTTGATTGGTTTTTGGCAATAAAAAATTTAAAATAA
- a CDS encoding AbrB family transcriptional regulator, protein MAKTNQPQPLTGQELLIKVKELGNLSKEEKARECGYYTVTKNGVERVNMMKFLNALIDAEGIELDSTSNGQGRGGRSASYRISVQSNHNLLIGSAYTKKMGLKPGDEFEITLGRKHIHLRQLDADEQE, encoded by the coding sequence ATGGCAAAAACAAACCAACCGCAACCTTTAACAGGACAAGAGTTGCTTATCAAAGTAAAGGAGTTAGGCAATCTCTCTAAAGAAGAAAAAGCAAGAGAGTGTGGCTATTACACCGTTACTAAAAATGGGGTAGAACGAGTTAATATGATGAAATTTCTTAATGCTTTGATTGATGCAGAAGGAATTGAATTAGATAGCACTTCTAACGGTCAAGGAAGAGGTGGTCGTTCTGCTAGTTATCGTATTAGTGTACAGTCTAACCATAATTTATTGATTGGTTCTGCTTATACAAAAAAAATGGGTTTAAAACCAGGAGATGAATTTGAAATAACTTTAGGTAGAAAACATATTCATCTTCGTCAACTTGATGCTGACGAACAAGAGTAA
- a CDS encoding Rrf2 family transcriptional regulator: MKLTTKGHYSVKALLDLSLQPGYGPASVNAIAQRQDLPAPYLEKLLMEMRRAGLVNSVRGSQGGYQLACQPKQISLGQILSAVGENINPLSSYTPDINVAEDWVTFSLWQKLNQKLKEALYSITLADLYYDARSWQAAQGEENNFIV, from the coding sequence ATGAAATTAACAACTAAAGGTCACTATAGTGTAAAAGCATTGTTAGATCTTAGTTTGCAACCAGGATACGGGCCTGCATCAGTGAATGCGATCGCACAACGTCAGGATTTACCTGCTCCTTATTTAGAAAAATTATTGATGGAAATGAGGCGTGCTGGATTAGTTAATTCAGTTAGAGGATCTCAAGGAGGTTATCAATTAGCTTGTCAACCAAAACAAATTTCTTTAGGGCAAATTTTGTCAGCAGTAGGAGAAAATATTAATCCTTTATCTAGCTATACACCTGATATAAATGTAGCTGAAGATTGGGTAACTTTTAGTTTATGGCAAAAGTTAAACCAAAAATTGAAAGAAGCGTTATATAGTATAACTTTGGCAGATTTATACTATGATGCTCGCAGTTGGCAAGCAGCCCAAGGAGAAGAAAACAATTTTATTGTTTAA
- a CDS encoding GFA family protein, whose amino-acid sequence MSEEKKSVIYQGGCHCGAVRFQVVVDRWEVEDCNCSICRKKGFLHLIVPPSNFTLLKGEKFLTTYTFNTGTAKHTFCSICGIHSFYYPRSHPGWIDINIRCLDENVISQFLVKSFDGINWEENVHKIQNN is encoded by the coding sequence ATGAGTGAAGAGAAAAAGTCAGTTATTTATCAAGGTGGTTGTCATTGTGGCGCAGTGCGTTTTCAAGTAGTAGTTGATCGCTGGGAAGTAGAAGACTGTAACTGTTCAATTTGTCGTAAAAAAGGTTTTTTACATTTGATTGTACCACCAAGCAATTTCACTTTACTTAAAGGAGAAAAATTTTTAACTACTTATACTTTTAATACAGGGACAGCTAAACATACTTTTTGCTCGATTTGTGGCATTCATTCTTTTTACTATCCCCGCTCTCATCCTGGGTGGATAGATATCAATATTCGCTGTTTAGACGAGAATGTAATCTCTCAATTTTTGGTTAAATCTTTTGATGGGATAAACTGGGAAGAAAATGTTCATAAAATACAAAATAACTAA
- the cbiB gene encoding adenosylcobinamide-phosphate synthase CbiB — MLSPEQVFLVLLLAAIWDYLIGDPRSWLHPVQVMGWIITKFTKLILNLYQQPRQLRLQGILLSLLLIFGSGVFGWLIVWGSNLINFWLGIVIATVVLASCFAGKSLTLAAEDVLQALVEGDLKTARFRLSFYVGRDTDNLSESEILRAILETVAENTVDGVTAPLFYAILGAFLPGVGSVPLVLGYKAASTLDSMIGYRHEPYTDLGWFSAQLEDRLTWVPCRLTVLTLALCSGKPKQVLALCCRDAVKDPSPNSGWSESIYAAILGVQLGGVNTYQGIVKQKPLLGEAIHSITPETVKQALGLTRWCFLLWLAIALGCAIIVYNFNLSLN, encoded by the coding sequence ATGCTGTCACCAGAACAGGTATTTTTAGTCTTACTGCTTGCAGCTATTTGGGATTACTTAATTGGCGATCCTCGCTCTTGGCTTCATCCTGTTCAAGTCATGGGTTGGATCATTACTAAATTTACTAAATTGATCCTCAATTTGTATCAGCAACCGAGGCAACTTCGCCTGCAAGGAATTTTATTGAGTTTACTCTTAATTTTTGGTAGTGGTGTGTTTGGTTGGTTGATTGTTTGGGGAAGCAATTTAATTAATTTTTGGTTAGGGATAGTAATAGCAACAGTTGTGCTAGCCAGTTGCTTTGCAGGAAAAAGTTTAACCCTAGCAGCAGAAGATGTTCTTCAAGCTTTAGTCGAAGGAGATCTTAAAACGGCTCGTTTTCGTTTAAGTTTTTATGTAGGTCGAGATACAGATAATTTATCTGAGTCAGAAATATTACGGGCTATCTTGGAAACTGTAGCAGAAAATACGGTTGATGGCGTAACTGCACCTCTGTTTTATGCGATTTTGGGCGCATTTTTACCGGGAGTAGGTAGTGTTCCCTTAGTTTTGGGTTATAAGGCTGCTAGTACTTTAGATTCGATGATTGGTTATCGTCATGAACCTTATACAGATTTAGGATGGTTTAGCGCGCAATTGGAAGATCGATTGACTTGGGTTCCTTGTCGTTTAACAGTTCTAACTTTGGCATTGTGTTCGGGAAAACCCAAACAAGTTTTAGCTTTGTGTTGTCGAGATGCAGTTAAAGATCCTAGTCCTAATTCTGGTTGGAGTGAAAGTATTTATGCAGCAATTTTAGGGGTACAGTTGGGAGGAGTTAATACTTATCAGGGAATAGTAAAGCAAAAGCCATTATTAGGTGAGGCGATTCATTCTATTACCCCAGAAACGGTTAAACAAGCTTTGGGATTAACTCGTTGGTGTTTTTTGTTGTGGCTTGCGATCGCGTTGGGTTGTGCAATTATTGTTTACAATTTTAATTTATCACTAAACTAA
- a CDS encoding GAF domain-containing sensor histidine kinase — translation MFILQTEREKLVAAIALRIRQSLDLDVILNQTVEEVRQFLQSDRVLIYRFEPDWSGLIVVESLASPWKAIFGKKIHDPCFTKNHIQQYRQGRVQVIENIYAANLSPCHVDLLANLEVKANLVVPIVAEEELWGLLIAQQCSGTRKWQSAEVELLKQLAIQVGIAIQQAELYQQVQSFNTYLERKVKQRTSQLQQALQFEALIRRVTEKVRDSLDEGQILQIVTQELAKVLKIERCKIELYDPLQEIAIIAYEYTTTSLTCQGLVRQVADFPELYQQLLQKQTLQFVERIPELSPKKIQATRLVCPIFDDQGILGNLWLLKPREKIFDKFEIRLVQQVANQCAIAIRQARFYETAQTQVKELEKLNNLKDDFLKTISHELRTPMSSIMLASQTLEKLIETGNQQRIESRVFKQVFRIFKNSCRQQNKLVNDLLTLCYIDADNVTLIPEWIDFQVWLPTIVESFREQTQYHQQQLIINLSAQLPLLESDLSLLERIVNELLNNACKYTPAGETITVSAWATQNKLNLSVSNSGIEIASEEQKCIFEKFYRIPSHDPWQYGGTGIGLALVKKLVELLGATIEVESQASQTTFTLQFPLETNNQA, via the coding sequence ATGTTTATTTTACAGACTGAAAGAGAGAAATTAGTAGCAGCTATTGCTCTTCGGATTAGGCAGTCTTTAGATTTAGATGTCATTCTCAATCAAACTGTAGAAGAAGTTAGACAATTTTTACAAAGCGATCGAGTCCTAATCTATCGCTTTGAACCAGATTGGAGTGGACTAATTGTAGTTGAATCCTTAGCTTCGCCTTGGAAAGCTATTTTCGGTAAAAAAATTCATGACCCCTGTTTTACGAAAAATCACATCCAACAATATCGACAGGGAAGAGTTCAAGTTATAGAAAATATTTATGCTGCCAATTTATCTCCTTGTCACGTCGATTTACTAGCTAATCTTGAAGTGAAAGCCAATTTAGTAGTGCCGATTGTAGCAGAAGAAGAGTTATGGGGTTTATTAATTGCTCAACAGTGTAGTGGCACTCGTAAATGGCAATCAGCCGAAGTAGAACTACTTAAACAATTAGCGATTCAAGTAGGAATTGCAATTCAACAAGCTGAACTTTATCAACAAGTCCAAAGTTTCAATACTTACCTCGAAAGAAAAGTTAAACAGCGAACTAGTCAACTGCAACAGGCTTTACAGTTTGAAGCTTTAATTAGGCGAGTTACAGAAAAAGTTAGAGACAGTTTAGATGAAGGACAAATTTTGCAAATTGTTACTCAAGAACTGGCCAAAGTTCTCAAAATTGAACGTTGTAAAATTGAACTTTACGATCCCCTTCAAGAAATAGCAATTATTGCTTATGAATATACAACTACTTCTCTTACTTGCCAAGGTTTGGTTAGGCAAGTAGCTGATTTTCCTGAACTATATCAACAACTTTTACAAAAACAAACTTTACAATTTGTTGAAAGAATTCCCGAACTCAGTCCGAAAAAAATTCAAGCTACTCGATTAGTTTGCCCAATTTTTGATGACCAAGGAATTTTAGGAAATTTGTGGTTATTGAAACCTAGAGAAAAAATATTTGATAAATTTGAGATTCGTTTGGTACAACAGGTTGCTAATCAATGTGCGATCGCTATTCGTCAAGCTCGATTTTACGAAACTGCTCAAACACAAGTCAAGGAATTAGAAAAACTTAACAATCTTAAAGACGATTTTCTCAAAACTATTTCCCATGAATTACGTACTCCCATGAGTAGTATTATGCTTGCTTCTCAAACTCTAGAAAAACTGATTGAAACTGGTAATCAACAGAGAATTGAGTCTCGTGTCTTTAAGCAAGTATTTAGAATTTTTAAAAACTCTTGTAGGCAACAAAATAAACTAGTTAACGATTTACTGACTCTTTGTTATATCGATGCGGATAATGTTACTTTGATTCCCGAATGGATCGATTTTCAAGTTTGGCTGCCCACCATTGTAGAATCTTTCCGAGAACAAACTCAATATCATCAACAGCAATTAATTATTAATCTCTCAGCCCAATTACCTTTATTAGAATCTGATCTTTCTCTTTTAGAACGAATCGTCAACGAATTACTTAATAATGCTTGTAAGTACACCCCTGCGGGAGAGACAATCACAGTTTCTGCTTGGGCGACACAAAACAAACTTAATTTAAGTGTGAGCAATTCTGGCATAGAAATTGCCTCAGAAGAACAAAAATGCATCTTTGAAAAATTTTATCGGATTCCCAGTCACGATCCTTGGCAATATGGTGGAACTGGAATCGGATTAGCTTTAGTTAAAAAATTGGTGGAGCTTTTAGGCGCAACTATTGAGGTAGAGAGTCAAGCTAGTCAAACCACTTTTACGCTTCAATTTCCTTTAGAAACTAACAACCAAGCCTAA